A single genomic interval of Helianthus annuus cultivar XRQ/B chromosome 13, HanXRQr2.0-SUNRISE, whole genome shotgun sequence harbors:
- the LOC110886552 gene encoding serine carboxypeptidase-like, with protein MGAPHILHLIPLILVCISSSFARTIPSSFHHSKSLRKTSHQLIKDLNLHPNLDVNILKSYNHSSYIDQELKVTQSEIVEKRLSLSVLGDSGATVHDLAQHAGYYRIQHTVDARMFYFFFESRKSKADPVVIWLTGGPGCSSELALFYENGPFKLTNNLSLIWNDYGWDKVSNLIFVDQPTGTGFSYSSSDEDIRHDETGVSNDLYFFLQAFFKAHPDYVNNDFYITGESYAGHYIPAFAARVNEGNKNKEGIHINLKGFGIGNGITDPGIQYKSYTDYALANKLISQSDYTRINRQIPECEVTTKECGTTGTTTCIQALDACQQIFDDILNIAGNINYYDIRKQCEGSLCYDFSKMENFLSQTSVKTALGVPSDIDFVSCSDTVHNAMLNDWMRDLEVGIPALLEQGIELLVYAGEYDLICNWLGNLRWVDAMVWSGQKRFVEASNVSFVVGGKEAGVMKNYGPLTFLKVHNAGHMVPMDQPVAALHMLQLWTSGKLTTTRKGVFSSHN; from the exons ATGGGTGCTCCTCATATTCTCCATCTCATACCTCTTATTCTTGTTTGCATTTCATCTTCATTTGCAAGAACTATTCCTTCTTCATTTCATCATTCAAAATCTTTGAGAAAAACAAGCCACCAACTCATCAAAGACCTCAATTTGCATCCAAATCTTGATGTTAACATCCTTAAGTCCTACAACCATTCTTCATATATAGATCAAGAACTCAAAGTTACACAATCCGAGATTGTCGAAAAACGATTATCTCTATCGGTTCTTGGTGACTCGGGTGCCACCGTTCATGATCTTGCTCAACATGCTGGATATTATCGCATTCAACATACCGTTGATGCCCG TATGTTTTACTTCTTCTTTGAATCAAGAAAGTCCAAAGCTGACCCAGTGGTCATATGGCTAACTGGAGGACCAGGATGCAGTAGTGAACTGGCTCTTTTCTATGAAAATGGCCCCTTTAAACTCACCAACAACTTGTCTCTTATCTGGAATGACTACGGTTGGGATAAG GTTTCTAACTTGATATTCGTTGATCAACCGACAGGAACCGGTTTTAGCTATAGTTCTAGCGATGAAGACATCCGCCATGATGAAACTGGTGTCAGCAATGATCTTTACTTCTTCTTACAG GCATTCTTCAAAGCGCACCCGGATTATGTCAACAATGATTTTTACATAACCGGAGAATCGTATGCCGGGCATTACATCCCGGCATTTGCTGCTCGAGTTAACGAAGGAAACAAGAACAAAGAAGGGATTCATATAAACTTAAAGGGTTTTGGAATCGGAAATGGGATTACAGATCCTGGAATCCAGTATAAATCTTACACGGATTATGCTTTGGCTAATAAGTTAATTTCACAATCAGATTACACACGAATAAACCGACAAATCCCAGAATGTGAAGTGACAACTAAAGAATGTG GTACAACCGGTACAACCACATGTATACAGGCGTTGGATGCTTGTCAGCAAATTTTCGACGATATATTGAACATCGCAGGCAATATAAAC TATTATGATATCAGGAAGCAATGCGAGGGGAGTTTATGTTATGATTTCTCGAAAATGGAAAACTTTCTGAGTCAAACATCGGTGAAAACAGCGCTAGGTGTACCAAGCGACATAGATTTTGTTTCGTGTAGCGATACAGTGCACAATGCAATGTTAAATGACTGGATGAGAGATCTTGAAGTTGGTATTCCCGCACTTTTGGAGCAAGGAATTGAGTTGCTTGTATATGCAGGAGAATATGATCTTATTTGCAATTGGCTTG gaaatttgAGATGGGTTGACGCAATGGTGTGGTCTGGTCAAAAAAGGTTTGTTGAGGCTTCGAATGTTTCGTTTGTTGTTGGTGGGAAAGAAGCTGGAGTAATGAAGAATTATGGGCCGCTTACGTTTCTTAAGGTTCATAACGCTGGACATATGGTTCCAATGGATCAACCGGTTGCTGCGTTACATATGTTGCAGCTCTGGACTAGCGGAAAACTTACTACAACGAGAAAGGGGGTGTTTAGTTCCCATAATTGA
- the LOC110886553 gene encoding alpha-L-fucosidase 1, with protein MEIKKPNHLHQYHLPNPTRIIFILITILSHSTTTTTTTTTTTTTTTSFPKPPPIPILPLPTSHQLSWQLSEMALFLHFGTNTFTDTEWGTGQADPSVFNPTQLNATQWVTVAKENGFSRVILTAKHHDGFCLWPSDYTDYCVRSSNWRNGSGDVVGDLAMAARENGVQLGLYLSPWDRHEGVYGKTLEYNEYYMAQMTELLTRYGNVNEVWLDGAKGEGEKDMEYFFENWFSLIHQLQPSAVIFSDAGPDVRWVGDEGGYASTTCWSLFNCSNAAIGNTDSRYSQGGDQLGHDWVPPECDVSIRPGWFWHPSESPKSATELLELYYNSVGRNCLLLLNVPPNSSGLISEEDVKVLREFTDLRRSIFSHNLAKTAIVSASSTRGGYNDTRFAARLILDEGIFTYWAPNKNKSPWEIYLDFQELVSFNVVQIQEPIQMGQRIAKFHVDVVNEDGGWSEVFNGTTVGYRRLLRFQMVKTQGLRLVIDKARADPLVAYLGVHVDTVSINRAVKCNTSLFSNFNDSQVLHQIVHNHTRVSSI; from the exons ATGGAGATCAAGAAACCAAATCATCTTCATCAATATCATCTCcccaacccgacccgaataaTATTCATCCTCATCACCATCCTCTctcactccaccaccaccaccaccaccaccaccaccaccaccaccaccaccacatcttTCCCAAAACCACCACCAATTCCCATTCTACCCCTACCCACATCCCACCAACTCTCATGGCAACTCTCCGAAATGGCACTCTTCCTCCACTTCGGCACCAACACATTCACCGACACCGAATGGGGCACGGGTCAAGCCGACCCATCAGTCTTCAACCCGACCCAGTTAAACGCAACCCAATGGGTCACTGTTGCAAAGGAAAACGGGTTCTCTCGGGTCATCTTAACCGCCAAACACCATGATGGGTTTTGTTTGTGGCCGTCTGATTACACGGACTATTGTGTCAGATCGAGTAATTGGAGAAATGGGAGTGGTGATGTTGTGGGTGATCTGGCTATGGCTGCTAGAGAAAATGGGGTTCAATTGGGGCTTTATCTTTCTCCATGGGATAGACATGAAGGTGTTTATGGGAAAACTTTGGAGTATAATGAGTATTATATGGCTCAAATGACTGAATTACTCACCAG ATACGGGAATGTAAATGAAGTATGGCTAGACGGTGCTAAAGGCGAAGGAGAGAAAGACATGGAGTATTTCTTCGAAAACTGGTTCAGCCTGATCCACCAGCTGCAGCCCAGTGCGGTCATATTCTCCGACGCAGGTCCGGATGTCAGATGGGTCGGTGACGAGGGTGGGTACGCAAgcaccacttgttggtccctttTCAACTGCAGCAACGCCGCCATTGGCAACACCGATTCCCGATACTCGCAAGGCGGTGATCAGCTCGGACACGACTGGGTCCCGCCCGAGTGTGATGTGTCCATCCGACCCGGCTGGTTTTGGCACCCGTCTGAGTCTCCGAAATCCGCTACGGAACTCCTTGAGTTGTATTACAATTCGGTGGGGCGAAACTGTCTTTTACTACTAAACGTGCCACCGAATTCTTCGGGTCTTATTTCCGAAGAAGACGTTAAAGTTCTTAGAGAGTTTACCGACCTAAGAAGATCGATTTTTTCTCATAATCTAGCGAAGACCGCTATCGTTTCCGCTAGCAGCACGCGCGGTGGTTATAATGATACGCGGTTCGCCGCGCGTTTGATTTTAGACGAAGGTATTTTTACTTACTGGGCGCCGAATAAGAACAAGTCTCCTTGGGAAATATATCTTGATTTTCAAGAACTGGTGAGTTTTAACGTTGTACAAATACAAGAACCGATTCAAATGGGGCAGAGGATTGCGAAGTTTCATGTAGACGTTGTTAACGAAGACGGTGGATGGTCTGAAGTTTTTAATGGGACCACAGTTGGATACAGGAGGCTTTTACGGTTCCAGATGGTGAAAACCCAGGGTCTACGGCTTGTTATCGACAAGGCTCGAGCAGACCCGTTGGTTGCTTATTTGGGAGTTCATGTTGATACGGTTTCTATAAATCGGGCCGTGAAGTGTAACACGAGcttgttttctaactttaatGATAGTCAAGTTTTGCATCAAATTGTTCATAACCATACTCGTGTTTCTTCGATATAG